Sequence from the Amaranthus tricolor cultivar Red isolate AtriRed21 chromosome 1, ASM2621246v1, whole genome shotgun sequence genome:
ggagccatgacttctTATTCttctccccacagacggcgccaaactgtttcggtaatgaaacgaggaaatGCAAAAGACACTTACAATACTGTGAATGGAAGCGTTGTATGGAACGGCTactcgtggaaggaagcgacttgaattcctgtaacacaacacgttagccatgtccggggggtgatctctcggaaaacccctccgacgctcaagttagaacgttaaTGTGAGATTGAATAGAGGATTAGAAACTGAATGTAATTGAGTTTTGAGATTGATATAGCTTGGATTTCAGCGGGTTAATGAAATGTAGAGCGAGTAAGGATACTAAGAGGAATTATTTTCAGATATCCTTTCCTCTCCGATGGTTGTCCCTTTTATAATGCTCAAGGAGGAAGTTGCATCAGAGAGGGGGAGTTGGAGATCATGGGAGACATGGGCAGTTAGTTCGCATGGAAGAAGGATTACCATGCATTTAAGGGGAAGTGGGAAGTTACCATCCTTAGAAGAAGGATAGCCAAGGAATGAGGGAGAGTGGGAAATTCAGAAAAAAGGCCCGTTGActgaaagtcaaagtcaatgcaAAAGCTCAAGGGGCAATAAGGTAATATGacgtaaataatttaaataaataaataaattaaataaatgataccatgacaaaCACAATACATACACTGTATAGATTAAACACCTACTACATATTACGTATCCTAACTTTGAATATTCTGAACATTTACTATGTATAGAGTAAAGCTGTTCATGTGCGGGTAGCGAACTGGGTAGTGCCTAAATAATCTACCCGCGggctcaaatattcaaaagtcCGCCCGCATTTGCGGGCATAtttttttgtcgctacccgcccattttttAAGCAGGAGGGACCCGCGTGTAGACGGATATTTCTTATATTCAAATTGTTGTACTTTGTGAAAAACATCATTCATGTTTTACTAAATCAACGCATTATAACATACTAGTATTCACCAAATTAAACTATAAACTTAAATATGACATTGAAGAAGTTTGAGTAATGGGTATAGGACATGGATAGCACTCTAGCAGACTAGCAATAATAAAGTTGGGTATGGGTAACTATtttaatacaattaattatttaataattaatatattaacttAAGGGGGCAGGCGGGTATACCCGTGGGTAATTTTTTGGAGTCGCTACCTGTTTATTTATCTTGGCGGGCGGGTATTACTTgtccatattttaaatttttttgaaaaacgttGTTTAAGCCCTCTTGTTTTTCGAGGTGGATGGGTCGAGTCAGGCGGATAGCCTGCTCATGAACAACTCTGGAATAAACTAAACACTTACGATGCTTTGTTATCAAAAATCCTTCATTTTGGGACATGGCAATGTCCTAAATAACCTCATCACCAACATTAACTTTTCTTGCCTTGAAGGCATTTACTCTCTTACAATAGGCAAAAATTAGGACTTCCACATCCCTCTTCAATATATACTCAGTCAACACCAAATCCTGGATTATGAAATCAACTATATTAATAAAACATATAACACCAATAAACTCTTAACACCTACTAATACTTTAAACACTTATCATACACAATATTTACACCAATTTGATAATGTAATAATAGCTACTCATCAAATATATTTAAAACACTTCATACAAAGACTAAAAAAACCAACTTCAATAACACCAACTGCAAGAATATCTATTCACATATTAAAAAACCCCTACTACAAAGATTTAAATCcctacttttataatattatgtacctACTTTATAATGTAAAGAAAAACTACTACACAAACTAAAACCACCAACTACAAATATCTAATTAACCTACTTTAATTACCATCATAACCCAAGTAATGCATACAGAATACCTACTTCTAGACTAAAAACAATTTCCATAAAGTAACAAACatctataataataaaaaaacaaaaataaacttatatcaTTTGCCTTAAACCTTAATTGCTGGCATTGTTGTTAGAATCGCAATTCTGATTCACAATTCTATGATTTTATAATCCAAAAGCTAGTGAACAATTTGAATCGtaggtagaatcttacgatccatcattatcatcatcatacccagtgtatcccgctcatagaaaactatgatcagggtctggggagggaagaacgacgcagctcatacccatagagaagAGTGTAGTCAAAGAATCCCTCGGCTTGAGAAAGGTCTTCAGAAAGAaagaaacctgcaacttacaaataggacagatagaatacgtacaaataactaaaaataaagataaaagtaaagaaggatgTAAAGAGCGATAACtaaaggcaatgaacaataacaaacgatgggtaaaagggacgggtttagtaatctaagacgtgaataaggcgccgccaactacccctatccctgtTCAGGTCCATggagaggtgaagttcatgcATGTCCCTTTTAATCTGTTCCTCCCATGTTCTCCTATGttttcctcgacttctcttgccttccactatgatgcattcgatccttcttactggggtgtcatgtgtctttctctgcacatgcccaaaccatctcaacttgttctcccgcatctttgcgaagagaggtgcaacccctaacttctccctgaactcttttttttttttatcctatccatcatagtatcatcacacatccacctcagcatacgcatctCTGTTACTTTCATGCTTTGTTCGAAAATCTTGTTTACAGGCCAattgaaatagactacatttaataaagcttaattataagtgattaagctgattggggttattaagtaagttaattcgagtaataatattattattttttgataatattgactcaagtatttcatttgttaacattttcaagaaagaggtatcttttatttaatgtataaaattcgtataaagaatacttcgataaaagtgtattttgattatattttattaattgattactatcttatctttataaaaataaatttaaataaagtattgaaaaataaattcctaaatgcaatcattattcatactaccaattacgaaatattacttattttataaatcgtctattatacccttatagcatgtcttatataagactgtcttacgacgagacgactttaatagaatttaatgggtcaaagctaaaaataaaaccCATTTTACCCCAAATAAACTGACAAACCTCTTCTCCTTCATACAAACCCACTTTCCCAATCCCTCTCTACCCTCTTCTCTCACGTCCCACTCCCCTCTCCCTCACGGTTTAGCAGCCTCAGTGCCACCACAGGCCACGTTTTTTCCCTTCCACGAGCAGCCTGCACCGCTAGCTACACCTCCTCCCCCACAGCCGACAGTAGCCACCAATAGCAGGTGGTGACTCCTTGCAGCCGCCAGCAAACAGCAATAAGGACAACCGGTTTTGGCCTTCCTTCCAACCGATTTTGGGCCCCTGTGTCACCACACCACCATACCAACTCCTTCCTcttccttcaatggtgattgaggtaatccacaaactattctatttaagtactaattgaatgttttaaggtAGTTTGGTATGTGGATACAATTTGGGtcttggattcaatttgggtcgtggattcaatttgggtatcaacttgaatttaattagagtatatgagtttaattagtaattgggttcttgctagtgttgattagtattggttatttgggttatttgagttctagtatcaaattgcgtatttgggattctgaaatttcagttcataatctgaacattctgttttggctattttggggatggttctgattgtttttAGGTTCTTATGTCTgtttgagatttgtagagctttgagtcgcgatcacgtaggcacttaAATCGCCTCGAGATGAATTTATATGAGgtagttatgtccaaaatactagtagactgtcataaaaatcgacaatgaggttccgttttgttATGTGcgaatttgtgttgctgtttttgaaatagttaaagtcgttttggggttttgTTGTCTGCATGATATTtatagagcttcgagtcgcaaacacgtaggcacttgaatcgcccaaaaatgagtttgtatgagagagttatgaccaaattactaacaagtgtcctgttatggtactaaaatggaatttattatgtgagattaggaagtataaaataaattggagatttaaggttatttattgagtaattgagattaacttaggtttattgttttccctttttggattggtattgttgggttatggatcttaattgaataatatggttcaagtataaatttgggaacatatgaattgattggtattttaattattgattgttattcatggtgTAGAAAGGTAATCTACAAGCAAACTACtatcctatcttttaaatttaatttaagtattttaaagttcaagttatgttttataaggtgtggtattactactattgatatttgagcaaaataGTTTGGTGTTTGAAACTGTGGATTTTGACCTTGTTTGACCTTGCTCCTAGTCCTTGATTAAATGATGTTTTGAATGTgcatatgtttttatatatgagcttttaaatattgtattcatttaaagagattaaaataacatattttttacgttactaacttataaaatacgagtcttgaaatattgtattatgaaaatgaggtatgattgttgatttcaaagaaaatcaattattgttttgttttatattgaaatgttcgacattgaaaaatgtccgtttttaggaattggcaacggatacttatatccggattattgtgaaatcctatagcttgataataggtaatggttattcggatcggtctcgagcccccgatcccgtttcgttcttgcaagaaccgtatttccgatgatgacgatcacccgtgttctcaggatttagatcaagcctacttcctgacggtccatatattcccacgttttaagtgttgttaaattattgatttaataagagttttgaataaatacgtttggtacataaagttttgtttgttttgcaaatgatatcatatttgtcatttgccgtattgtttcgctattgacttgtaaagtaatagccgcattttgatttacgctattaacttgtaaagttatagccgtgttttgattcgttatgaactaaaggttcataaccgcatttatgtcgataccaaacggtcttttaaaagagttttgatttggataaaataatgtttataaatgattaccaagtgaacaaggaatttgatttggaaatgtttgttaatgacttgtatacaaatgtagtagtttgttggattactcaacaatgcaattgttgacagttttttttagggtctatctcttacagggggtagatccactttcaggttgccattTTTAGTAtggatggatgtgctgctcatttatgtgtcctgtgttgcgatagcgaggatATCGTTTCCGgaaggttaacttataatgacattttgacaaatcatgtatttttaaataaaaaatagatattttataatgtatttatttagtttatatctgggttgtaagtaattgtattacagttttgtaaagtttttaaatactctgatattggttgctgtggctatcgagccacaggtcggattcaacccagacttctataagtcttccgctgtgctttgtagacaatattattattatattgtttacgctggtttgggctgtttcaccAACATTCTGTCCCATATAACAACGCCGGCCTAATTGCAACGCGgttaaatttaccttttaatctcccgagtactttttatcacaaagcaccccggttgctgctcgccacttaagccaatTCGCTTGTATATGATTAGTAacgtctccatcaatctcctcattactctgaatcaccgatcccaaatatttgaacttggacgtTTAAGCAACAACTTCTCCCCCTATGGTCATCTCTAGCTCCTCTATCGATTCAGTCCCACTGAAATTGCATCCCTTATCGATTctaattggaataaaatttatagaggtagaatcataactcgattctacgatcctacgattaaaagaaagtagtgggccattgtctaaaaatagaaataatgcaaaTGAAGCGGGACAaaccaaaatgacaaataatgcaaataaaatgggacggagggagtattattttttcttatataccGTCTTTCACTAATATCTTtcacttatataaataaatttcaaatgttcCATCatgaaaatctttaaaaaatgaattacTTAATTTGAAATGTAATTTGAAATGATGACCTGGATGAAAGATAGTGAGTCGAATAAATAGGTGTACAATAGCCTTTAAATTTCGAAATTAActtttgctaacgttttatgtgcaaaaaggtcatagtggaacaatttggtaaatcaTAGCATTCTCGAgtgtatttttaaaagttttggttaccacgtggaaaacttaaaacctcagggttaccatgtgaaattttccaaaatatatttataaaattaatgagaaacatgtggggaccataaaaataaaaaaaaatgtcaaaatgaATTTCGTGGGAGACATGCGgagatcataaacataattaaaatattaaaatgaggataaataaggttatttttgactaaaatttataataaaaatagaaaaattccttataaaaacaacaaataaaacattacAACATAGCAAAtgataactttttttaaaaacgaAGAAGTATGTTGATTGGGATCAATATTAtagataattttatttaaaaatgtaattttgtattttagGATTGGCTTAAAAAGCCAAATTCAAATTGGATCATCAAActtttactttaaaaaaaacgaCGAAAATCGGATTTCCTATATCTCTAATTTCTGTCGTACGttccttgtttttaaaaaattctcgTTTGAGATTTTGTCTTGTGAGTTACAGTTAATTATATCAATGCTTTTCTGAGCTGCTACAGAATAAACAGATTCCTTCCATGTGCTAATCTCGTCTAGTGACTTGCTTGCTTTGGCCTTTGCTTTGCTGCCCTAAACTAATTCTTGTAATCTCAACTCCAAGTGGATGTCAATGGTGAGGGTCTTTTAATGGTCGATTAGGTAATTGCTTTCTCTTTTTTTCGGCATTAAATCATTCTTTCTACATTCTTCTTTCTTAATTTCATGATGTAGCTTTTAGGgtttgattcaaaatttctcaATTTCCTTGATAAAAGAGTCGTCACCATCGCATCATATATTCCGCTCATAAAACTAGATTATGAGTATTCCCTTAGAAACTGGTAAGATGATTTTcttatatttaattgtttgttataCATATAAATTATGAACTTGAGGATAAAATTAACtagataattttaaaatatatggtGTTTGGTTGTTTGCTTTTAGCTTAGCTTTTTGGTTAATTTTTGAGTGAGTTTAGTTGGTTAAACAGTaaaaaggtgtttcttttaattacttttaaaaaagtCGAAAagctaatttttaaatgaaaaagttGCTTTAGCTATGGCTAGCTTATTGCCTTTTGACTTATTGGcccattttttttgaaataaacaaCCAACGGCTAATACTCAGATTTACCAAACATGTCTACAAACAACTAGTATTTCAGCTAActtaaaaggcaaaaaaaaaatagttaatatTTTCAACTGATCAAACAAACAAACTAAAAAGCCAACAACCAGCagccaattgccaaacacccttaGTTGAGGaaacaatttaaaatgataaagtTGTACCAATAATAAAGGattcttcaaaataaataaataaataaataaataaataaataataaaggaaATTAAATGTTGGCATGGGTTGTCTCAATTAAAGATTGATGTGAATTCTTTGAGTTATTGGAATCCtctcttttattttatcatatGGTATTAGGATGCTATCTCCTTTGATTGTGCGCCTCATGTTTTTCAGAATATATGTTGATATTCATAATAAGTCTAGTTCAATTTAACATAGTATCAGAGTTGAaagtttgattaaaaattaaataataggtCCAAAAAGAATAGTATTCCTatcctaattgattactctcaCATGCAAACTTGACAAGAATTTGCACTGTGAGGGGTGTTGGAATGGCTTGCAtgcactttataagttattaaagtcctttataagttattaaagtCCTTCCTCGTATTGTCTAGACCCATTAAGTGCAGGAATATACTGCAGGGACGAAGGAACAGGAATATAGGAGTCAATGCTACTGCTTGACGCTTGTAATACATTTCGCTTTCAGTTCTGGCATATAGGCTGTCTGCCTGTACATCATTTGATAAGAGTAGGACTGTAGGAGTATGCATCAGTATGGCAGAATTGTGGGGTCTTAATATTATTCCCTTCTGTAAGGTAGTTTTCGCATTTTTGGTGGTTCAAAAGTGAAAATTATAGCAACCCATTACTCCACTTTAGACTTTTATTTGTGTTATGATTAAAGCCTTAAATGTTCATGCCTTTGCCTGTTCCTTTCATTACTTTATCAGAGGGTAAATCCGTTTTGCTAAAGCTTCTACTCAATACATTCTTTACTTTAGTCTTTATGGGATACTGGAATAGTATTATCATATCATCAACACTCAACAGACAACCTCTTTAGAGTATCTACCAGATTTATTGTCTATAAACACCTTTCACCACTCTTAAACGGCTATTTTTCTTGTGCTTGCAGATCTTCTCTTCTATAAATACTTGTGTTTATTTTTCCTCGTTTACCTTATTTGTGGTATCAAAACTGGGTATCAGATAGAGTAAATAACATATCTTGGACCAACAACCATCAACATAAGTTTTTAGTTGAATCGGTTCCTTGGCCGTATTTGAATGCAAGTTGTCATTAGcataagtttttggttgaattggtctTTGACAGTATAGGAATGCAAGTTGCTACCAAGTTTTGTTGATATTGTTTAATAGAGTATGTGTTTCTATGGAATCAACTAAGTAGGTCAGGGTGTTTTCTTTGTAAATCTTGTAGCTTACAATTCTTTTCTTGGACTAATGATAttgtttttggtttttgatCCGTTTGCCAATCAATTGTGACAAAACTTTTGTGTTGCAGAAACGTACAATGTCCTACTTGATAGCTTAGCTCATTTTGTTTTGGTAAGTCTTTAGTATTTCACGATTTTGCTACAACCATGGATATGAGCAAATCTGTGTCTGGGACTGAGAATATGATAGAGCAGACAGAAACGTCGCTTGGAGAGATGAGCGATTGGACTTGGTCTGATCTTTTGTCAGCTCTAAAGGAAAATCAAGATTTGACTGCTGATGCCTGTAATTCTGGTTTATTTCAAAGATGCTTAAATACTCTTGTGGGGAAGTTGACGCTGCCTGCTGAAACCAGCCCGTGCACATCTACTTCATCACCCGACAGCTTTGGTTTTCGGCTTTCATGTGATTCTCGGAGCACAGAGAGCTTGCGAACAAACAGCTCCCGAGCAAATCGGTGGTTCGACGATCTATTGGTTCTGAACGAGAATTTTATCGATATGGCTGTCAAATCTATGGTGTCTTTAGAGTTAGACCATGGGACAATAAGCAGGTTCCTCTTTCATTACCAGAAATCAAAATTTATTCATGCACAATCAGATGAAAAGTGCAGAATACTTGAGATGGTGGTCAACAATTTAGGTTCTCTTGATCAGTGTTCAGTACCAATCAAAAATTTGATGGGGATTCTAAGAATTTCACTAATCTACAACATAAGTGAAGTCACCAGAAGTAGATTAGAAACTATGATTGGTTCGAGACTCGATGAAGCAACGTTGGATAATCTCCTCGTTCCATCTCCACCAGGGTTGAACTATCTCTATGATGTGAACCTTATTCTAAGGTTCCTAAAATCATTTCTTAGTGAAGGGTTAGCTAATCTTTCAAATGATAGAATTATAAGAGTTGCACAATTATTGGATTTGTATTTGGCAGAAGTTGCTCCAGACCCGCGTTTAAAACCATCCAAGTTTACTGCTCTCGCCACTGCATTACCCGACTCTTTCAGAGACTCGTACGATGAAATGTACCATGCCATGGATATGTACTTGGAGGTACTTCTTTATATTCAATATGCTTATGAAATGAACATCAATTTGTTATAACTTGACTAGAGAATTGATCTTATGTAGGTCCATACAGATCTATCCGAGGAAGAGACTTTTAATATCTGTTCTGCTTTGAACTATGAGAAGCTCTCACTAGAAGCATGTTTTGACCTTTCAAAGAATGTAAAATTCCCATCAAGATCGACTGTTCAAGCCCTTTTATCTCAACAAACGAAGCTTAAAAGTTTGGTAGATGATGCAAGTCATCCAAAATCGCGCTcttcttcaccttattacagtTCCGGTGGAAATGGAGTCAAAAGTAGAAAAGATGAGCAAGGTGAGCAGCTTGTTCTTTATGCTGAAAAAATCGATAATGTGAGTGAGGATGATATGATTAGAGCACAGTTACAAGGAATGCAATGCAAAGTGACAGAGTGGAAGAAAATATGTCAGAGAATGCAAAATCATGTGGCAAGAATGATGAGATCAAAATCATCTAGCAATATGAATGGCAGATCATTGCATAGACTATGCTCATAAACTCACATGTAGTATAGATGTTGTACGTTTTTTTACTCAATTATTAGCATTTCTTGTACATCATTGCTTTAATTGAGTGTCATGATATTATCGCTTTATCGCTGCAATCCTTCTTTTGATCTATTCTATAAATCGAGACGCTAgatgtaaataaaaatagaacgcAATTTGTTGAAGTTTTGGGTGCTTTGAGTCCACTTTGGGTCTTATTTGAGCATGTTGATACATTTGAAAAAATGTTGGGTGTATTGGTGGGACCATAAATATAGAAGCGAAGTTGGTTTCGAAAGTTGGGTTTTGGACAGGAGATAAAGTCGAGTTGAGTTAGCACTTAAAGCGAGTCGCTTTCTTGGTTGGCCATAGGAAAACCAACTTGGCTTTTCTCTCTGGAGTTTTTTTGTGCCTTACTTTTGCTTGATGTTTTATTGTAAGTATATTAAGTTGTGCTATAAATAGTTTAATTACATATAAGATTAGTGTATCTCTGTTTTACCCTCTTATTTTAGTCTTATACTTTAGCCCTCTCTTCCTCTCTAAAACACATACAAACTATCATAAATCATCTTGAAAGCTTCAAGAAAGCTTTGTTCTCATCAGTAC
This genomic interval carries:
- the LOC130805712 gene encoding BTB/POZ domain-containing protein At3g22104-like — encoded protein: MDMSKSVSGTENMIEQTETSLGEMSDWTWSDLLSALKENQDLTADACNSGLFQRCLNTLVGKLTLPAETSPCTSTSSPDSFGFRLSCDSRSTESLRTNSSRANRWFDDLLVLNENFIDMAVKSMVSLELDHGTISRFLFHYQKSKFIHAQSDEKCRILEMVVNNLGSLDQCSVPIKNLMGILRISLIYNISEVTRSRLETMIGSRLDEATLDNLLVPSPPGLNYLYDVNLILRFLKSFLSEGLANLSNDRIIRVAQLLDLYLAEVAPDPRLKPSKFTALATALPDSFRDSYDEMYHAMDMYLEVHTDLSEEETFNICSALNYEKLSLEACFDLSKNVKFPSRSTVQALLSQQTKLKSLVDDASHPKSRSSSPYYSSGGNGVKSRKDEQGEQLVLYAEKIDNVSEDDMIRAQLQGMQCKVTEWKKICQRMQNHVARMMRSKSSSNMNGRSLHRLCS